The Candidatus Peribacteria bacterium region GGGGACAACCTCAATCTTCTCCTGCAGTTCTTCAATTGCTTCTGCGTTGGTCTCTTCAACCGTGTCCGACTGCATCATTTCTGTGCCGTCGCGGAGGGACGAGAGCTTGGCCTTGAACGCAGGCAGCTCTTCGTAGTTATACATGTCGAGTTCGAAGCCTGTCAGGTCCGTTGCGAGTCTGATGTTCTGGCCTTTCTTTCCGATCGCCATCGGGCGCTGTGCTTCTTCGACGAACACGGCTGCACGCTTTTTGATGCGGCGGCCCTGGTCATCCACCTGCTCGGTTCCGTTCACAATAATCACGGCGGAAATGGCAGCGGGCTGAAGAGCAGTGGAAATCAGTTTGATGGCGTCCTCGCTCCACTCAAGCATGTCGACGCGCTCACCATTGATCTCTTCCATCACCGCCTGAATACGCACACCTTTCTGTCCGACACAGGCGCCGATCGGGTCGATGCGCGGGTCCTTGGAGCTGACGGCGACCTTGCTGCGGAATCCGGCATCGCGGGCAATACCGCGGATTTCGACATCACCATTGCGGACTTCCGGAATTTCGAGTTCAAGCAGTTTCTTCACAAGCAGCGCATGGGTGCGGCTGATTTTGAGCTGTGGTCCTTTGCCGGTCATTTCGACTTTCTCCAGGAACACGCGGATGCGCTTACCGGTGTAGTAGTGTTCGCCGGGGATCTGCTCACGCCATGGGAGCGAGACGGTCATGCCTTCAATTTCGAGCGTCACCCAGTTCGGGTCGACCTTCGTGACAGTTGCTGTCAGGAGTTCGCTTTCGCGGTCCTTGAACTTTTCAAACAAGCTCATGCGCTCTGCTTCCTGGAGTTTCTGGAGGATCACCTGCTTGGCAGCCTGCGCAGCAATGCGTCCGTACTCTGCGGGCGTCACATCAATCTCCACTTCGTCACCAACCTCAACATCGCGCTTGATGCGCTTGGCATCGTCAAACTTCATTTCAAAGTTCTCGTTTTCCACTTCCTCCACGACTTCTTTGATGAGCAGAATGCGCGGCATCTCCGCACCTTCGTCGAGCTCGACGCGGATTTCCATTTCTTTGTTACCGTAGTCCTTGCGGTATGCGGTAGCGATAGCCTGTTTGACGGCTTCGATGACCTGCTCCGGAGAGACATTTTTCTCGGAACAAATCTGATTGATAGCGGCGATGAATGATGCGCGCATAGGATGAGGGGTTAAGATTGAGGGATGCGGGTTGGTCACACTGAGCGGAGCCGAAGTGTGCGGCAAAACCACCATTCCGATGCTACGGAATAGTGTGAATTACTGAAACCATAGCTAGTATAGCCAAATTGACATGCAGCGCAAGGTTATTCGCGGCTGCTCAGGCCCTTCAAAAACGCCCGGTAATGCCGTCCCCGCATGGTCGGCGTCAGGGCAATTAGCCTGTATGCAAGCAGTTTCAGCCCGGTTGGCATCCGTCCCAGTTCCGGATAATCCGCGGTTAAGAGTGTGAGGGATGTGCCGAGTGTTTCCATACGTTTGAGAGAATCACCCAGTTCGATGTGATGATGATGCAGCGCCGTCGCATCGCGTTCGTAGAAGAGCGGAATCTCTGCGTCACGCAGCTGCTTGCCCCAGAGAATATCTTCCCAGCCGTAGAGTGTTGCGTCTTCGTTGAACGGGAATTTTTTCGCAATGGCAGTCGGTACACTGATGTTGCTGGTGTAGGTGAAACGCTCCTGCATTTCTGCCGGAATCAGCATGCCTGCGTATTTTTTGATGATCGGGTACCCGAACTGCCAGCCTGTTTTTTCGAGCCAGCGCATCACGCTATTAATGCCGCATGCCGGGTCCCATGTCGTGAATCCAAGTACGGCAATGGGGCGCGGGTTGAGCGTTGAGGCCTGTGTCTGCATCCGCAGATGTTTCTCGCACGCATCCGGCGCCAGAAAAATATCATCACCAATAAAAAGGACATACGGGGCAGTCGCCTTCTCCACTCCACGGTTGCGCGCGACTCCCTGTTGCGATTTTGGAATGGCAAAATACTGGATGGACAGGTCATGCGTTGACGGGTTCAGCATGACACGGGTCTCTTCGTCGTCTTCACCGTCGTGGACGACAATCACTTCAAGCTGATTTGTGATGGTCTGTTTCGCCAGTGCCTGCAGACATTTCTCCAAAATGACCGCCCGTTTGTGTGTGGGGATGATGACCGAGAGGATCGGCTGGTTCGGCATAGATCGATTGTAGCGCAGGTTCAACCGGTGTGGGCTCAGAATATTGAATCTGCTCCTTCAGCAGATCGAGGGGGCGGATAATAGTCCCATAGGATTCGTAAATTTCAGGAATACGACAGAGTGCCACTGTGTATATCTGTTGCACTGCATTAATTAAATTCTGTATGTGAGCGGATGTCACTTTGTCATCATCAGCCCGGAGAATCAGATGGAGCCGGACTGCAGTGATGACGCTTTCACGTAAAATTGCCAGATAAGAAGCCTCTCCTTCCACTGGTGTGAGAGGATATGTTTCTTCGATGCGGGAAAGACAGTTGGCTGTATTCATAGTAGTAAATTAATATAATTTCAGTATTTTGTCAAATAGGTCTACAATCGGGCCTATGAAAGCGATTTTCCTGAACTTTGCAAGCAATAACTCTTCTCCGGAGGCAGAAGCCTGCTTTGCGCTTGTGACTGAAGAAAAGACGGTTGCCTACACCCCCGTGGATCACCGTATTGGCGACAGTGGATTGATGCCCTTACTCGAAGAAACCCTGCAAAAGGCCGGTTGGACCTACAAAGACCTCACACATATCGCCTGTATAGTCGGTCCGGGCGGATTTACCAGTCTGCGCATGGCGGCATCACTGGCTAATGTCATCGCTGATCAGTTGAAGATCCCCGCTACAGGCATTCATCTGTCTGATTTGTACTACGTACGATCTAAGAACCCCAATAACCAATCACCAATCACCAATAACCCATTCATCTGGTTTCATTCTACAAAGAAAACGGATGTCTTTGTTCGTACATTCGGCATTGAAGAGTCGCCCTGGGAAGATCCAACACTCGTTCCCGTCGCAGATCTTGCAGCCCATAGCTCGCAGCTCGCAGCGTCGTCCTGGAGCGGCGAACTCATCCCCGACCATCGCATCATCATCGATTCATTCTCGTTACAGCCCGCAACACTACAGCCCGTTGCAGATATTCTTCCTGCATTTCTCGCACCCCAAACCTACGGTACAGGCTTGCTGCAGCCGTGGTATGGGAGAGGATGGTGATGTTACGCAGCCTGGGCTTCCCAGAACCTGTTGATCGCGTCGATGTGTGCGGCATCAAAATCTTTCTGTGCCTGGGTAATGTCCTTTTTGTGTCTTCCAAGCTCCTCGTGATGCACGTCAATCAGGCGCTGCATTTCTTCCGGCTTGAGCGCAGCCAGTACCACAACGGGTTCAGGGCCATTTTTACCGTTTCTCTGAATGTCTTTAAAGGCCACGTCTTTCCGTTCGTACTGCGCATGCAGAAGATCGGTTTGCCACGCATTGAACGTACAGATGCTCTCGCAATGGCCCTCACCATTTTTCAGATAGACCATTGTGTCTTCGTGCGGCTTTGTGGTGGTCATGAAGAAAGATCCGACCGGAACATCTGTCCATTCAGTAGAGCGGAATAACATGGTCTGAAGATGATCCAGTGTCTCCTGATTCGTCCCACGGGCCTTCTCTGCAAGCAGCAACTCTTCGCGTTCGCGCATAATCTGCAGCGGACCCGGCAGGGGCCTGTAGTGGACGGGTGTACGCAGGAGGGTTTCGTATTTTTTACGAATCTCATCCTGGCCTGGAACATACGCAACCTCCACACGCCTATTGGCATCCATGTTATTGCTGATGCGCATAGGGTCAGGCAGATCCGGGACGGGTAGTTTATTGGCCTCAGTGCGCACCTGGTTCATTCGTAGCGCATACTCTCTCTGTTCCTGTATAGACTGTCTCTTCGCAAGATCACTTTCCGTCGGTGCCGTGATGCGCACACGCCGGTCGCCCTGCTTTTCCCACAATTTATCGTCTCCCGCTTCTGTAAAGAGGGTGCCGTCCGGGAGATTGCCAAAGGCGTCATCACGATAATCCGGCTGCGGAGAGTGTGTACGAGGGCAAAGACGGTGTTCGCGGAGTGAAAACTGCATAGAGTGTATATTGGTATGAATTGTTAACATTATACAACAAATTATGGATTTAATCAACTATGAATAATACCCAAAAAGACGGGGAAAAGATGCGTTTAAGGCGAGGATTGCTATACTCTTCGCTCTTCATTCAGATATTCTCAAACGTATGGCTATTCTCGATTCCCTCAACAAACTCCTCGGCGACCCGAACGAAAAAGAACTCAAGAAAATCCGCCCTGTGGTTGCAGAGGTGAGAGCATTCGAAAAGCGTCCGGAGATCCGCGCCCTGACTCTGGCCGATTTGCCTGCAAAGACTGAAGAACTCAAAAAGAAAATTGCGGATGGCATGACACTCGATCAGATTCTGCCGGAGGCATTCGCCGTCGCCATCCGTGCCTGTGAACTGCTGGTTGGCCACAAGGAAATAATCGGGCGTCAGGAATTTGTGTGGAATATGGTGCCGTTTGATGTGCAGATTCTGGGAGGAGCGGCGCTGCACAAAGGCATGATTGCAGAAATGAAAACAGGAGAAGGAAAGACGCTCGTGTCTACATTGCCGGTGTATCTCAATGCTCTCAGTGGCAAAGGCGTCCACGTTGTGACGGTGAACGACTACCTCGCAAAGCGCGACAGCCAGTGGATGGGAGTGCTCTACAAGGCACTCGGTCTCACGGTTGGTGTCGTCGTCCATGGCATTAACACCGAAGACCGCCGCGCCGCCTACGCATCAGACATTACCTACGGAACCAACAACGAATACGGGTTTGATTACCTGCGCGACAACATGGTGAGCAGCATCAAGCAGCAGGTGCAGCGCGGACTAAACTTCGCCATTGTGGATGAAGTAGACTCGATTCTCATCGACGAAGCCCGCACCCCCCTCATCATCAGCCAGCCGGCGGAGGAATCCACAACCAAGTACATGCAGTACGCGATGCTTGTAAAAAACCTGCAGGAGAATGTGCACTACACGAAAGATGAAAAGCAGCGTGCAGCGGTGTTGAGTGATGAAGGAATCAAGAAAATGGAAGAGCTTCTCAATGTGGAAAATATCTACACCGAGAAAGGATTCGAAGAAGTGCATCACATCGAACAGGCGCTCCGCGCGCATGCCATTTATCAGCGTGATGTCGATTACGTGGTCTCGAACAACGGCGAAATCGTGATCGTCGATGAATTTACCGGACGTCTGATGCCGGGCCGCCGCTACAGCCACGGTCTGCATCAGGCGATTGAAGCGAAAGAAGGGGTGGAAGTGCAGCGCGAATCAAAAACACTCGCAACCATCACGTTCCAGAACTACTTCCGTTTGTACAAAAAACTCGCCGGTATGACCGGTACCGCAAAGACGGAAGAAGAGGAATTTGAATCCATCTACAAGCTCCGCGTACTCGTCGTGCCCACACACCGCCCGATGGTCCGCGACGACCGTTCCGATGCCATCTATCGCACTGTGTCTGCGAAATTCAAAGCTGTCGCAAAGCTCGCAAAAGAGAAAAATGCACTCGGTCAGCCGGTGCTCATCGGCACAACATCCATCGAAAAATCCGAAGTCCTCTCGCTTCTCCTTAAGCAGGAAAATGTGCCGCACCAGGTGCTCAACGCCAAGCATCATGAACAGGAAGCAGAGATTGTCGCCGGAGCCGGACAGAAAGGATCAGTGACGATTGCGACCAACATGGCCGGTCGTGGAACAGATATCAAACTCGGTGACGGTGTGCAGGACCTTGGTGGTCTCGCGATTCTCGGAACAGAACGTCATGAATCCCGCCGCATTGATAACCAGCTCCGCGGTCGCGCCGGACGCCAGGGTGATCCGGGAGAGTCTCAGTTCTTTGTGTCCATGGAAGATGATCTCATGCGTTTGTTTGGTGGTGACCGTCTGAAGATGATGATGGAACGTCTGAATGTGCCGGAAGATGTGCCGCTGCAAAACGGTATGGTCAGCCGCAGTATTGAAGGTGCGCAGAAGCGCGTGGAAGGACATCACTTCGACACCCGTAAACACGTGCTCCAGTACGACGACGTCATGAACAAGCATCGTGCGCTTATTTATAAGCGGAGGCAGAAGATTCTCGAGAAGATCGACGAACAGGTTATGGGTGATGGGTTATCGGTTATGGGAAACGAAAATGCTGATGGATCGTTGCATGAAGATATTCTGCGTTCTATCAAAAAAGAAGGACGCAATATTGTCATGACACATGCGGTCGGACAGGATCCGGATCAGTGGGCTATTGAAAAAATTGTCGATGAATTAAGTGGTCTGCATCCGCAGTTCAGAGAGATTCTCAGTGAAGCAAAACTGAAGACATTTGTGGAGCAGGAAAAAATGGCAGACGCCGTCGAGCAGGCGCTCGGATCGTTCTACGACATCAAGTGCAAAGAGAGTGGCGAAGACATTGTGGCGCAGGCAGAACGCGTCATCACCCTGCGTTCCATTGATACGCACTGGATGGATCACATCGATGACATGGCACATCTGCGCGAACAGGTGGCCTTTGCCGGCTACGCCCAGCGTGATCCGGTCATTGAGTATCAGGACCAGGGCTTCCGCCGCTTCCAGAGTCTGCTGAATAACATCGAAAGCGCAATTGTGCGCGCCATTCTCCAGGTTGATTTTGCCCAGTTCGCGCCGCGCCAGATTCTTGAGCAGGCCGAACAGGATCTTGCAGGTCTCACCACGAACGAAGCACAGATTGAAGGAGAGCTCGACCAGACCGGTGTCGGTGCGCTCAATGTTCTGAATGAGAATAACCAGAACACGATGCTCGGGCAGGCGGTCCGTCAGCAGCTCGGTGGCCAGCAGCGCGTCACAACTCCGCAGGCAAAGCCTTTGTCATCGGAGAAAGTCGGACGCAATGATCTGTGCCCGTGCGGCAGCGGGAAGAAGTACAAGAAGTGTCACGGACAGGACGAATAAGATCACTTCTTCTTTTTCAGATCTTTCGCATCCGGCTTCTTCTTTTTCTTCAGCATATTGATAAGTGTATCCGGAACGGGCAGTGCAATTTCCGCGACGACCCATCCGACTCCATCCAGAATTTCTCCGGCAATGCTGGAGGATTTTTTCTTGGGTGGAACAGGCTCTGGTTTTTTGGTGGCCATGAGTATGATGGGGGGAAGAGTTTCCTCTCTATGACTCCCTTTTGAACAAAATGTGACAATAAAGAAAGGAAGAATTCCAGGAAGTGTCATACCATGTAGAATGATCGTTATCTTCCCCATTACCCATGAAAATGTTCCTCTCTTCATCTGCCATCGCAAGTCTCGTATTGTCTGCCATCGCTTTCTTTCCGCCGACACAAGCAAGCGCACTTAGCTGTATGCAGGCTCCCCCCTTTACAGAGGCCGTTGCACAAGCAGAAATCATTCTGGAAGTGATGCCGTTGCAGCTTGCTTCAACAGAGGAGATATCGTTCCACTGGGATGTAAAAGTGCTGAAGACGTATAAAGGCGATGTGACGGTTGGTGCGAGAGTGCAGGTGATAGAAAGCGTCTGGCCTTCCACGAAGGATTATCAGTCCGCTCTTCATGAGGAAGAGCCGATGCTCCTCTTCCTCCGTGCCAGTAAAATACCTGACACATTTATTTACGGCCTCTGTGACTTTACGAGCCGCTCTCTGGTCGAAAAGCCGCTGACTGCGGAGGAGAAAAAGATTCTCAACGCAGCATCAACAGACGACACATGCCAGCCTTATGTCTGTAAGGACGGCACTACACATGCGCGTTGTGCAGCAGATGGAACCGTCATCAATTACTTTGCACCAGTGTGTCTGACACATGGCGGGGATGCAGAAGCGTCTGGGTTCACCGATGTATCAGCGACTCATGCGAATGCAGATGCCATCGCGTATGTGAAGGCAGAAGGTATTGTCTCCGGTTATGCTGATGGAACGTATCGGCCGGATCAGACTATCAATCGCGCAGAGTTCACAAAAATCATCACTGTCGCGCTGTACGGGCAGGCAATGATCGACCAATGTGGATCTTTCTATCCTTTTTCCGACGTCCCGCGCGATGCATGGTACGTGAAACATGTCTGTCGTGCGCGTGATGGCTGGCTCTTGAGTGGTTATCCGGACAATACCTTCCGCCCCGCGCAGAATATTAACTTTGTAGAGGCAGCAAAAATTCTGGCAAACGGCTATAACCTGATTCATCGCGAAGAGCACTGCAACGGCAAGCTCTGCCCCGATGTCGATACAGTGGACCATCCGTGGTATGAGCAATACGTCCGTGCTCTGGCTGCTGAAAATGCCATTCCTTTCTCTATTGTCGGTCTGAATCAGGCGATCACCCGCGGGGAAATGGCGGAGATCATTTATCGTTTGAAGACGAAAAATACCGACAAGCCATCACGGACATATAACTATCTCCTTGGATTAATGGAAACATCCGGCGAAGACGACAGTGTTCGCAGAGATGATAAGCGAAGTTCAGATGTGAACAGTATTCTCAGCGCGATCCGTTTCTACGCTCTTGATCACAATGGATCATTGCCATCAGGAATTCCTTTGAATGAATCCCTGGAAATTTGCAGCGATACTGAATGTGATTCTTCTTTTGTGGAGCTTCAAGTGCTGGTTGGAACCTATCTTCCTGCCATTCCTCAAGATCCGCTCATTACAAGTCAGGCAGAGACTTTCTACTTTATCTCCCGTGACAACGCCGGATATGTCACTATTTCTGCGCCGCATGCAGAGTCAAGGGTAGTGAGTGTTACGTTGTCCGTTGGTAATTAGGGTATCGTTTTACGGAGTTTTGGATGTAAGTCTGTGCTAGACTTATCCCCCATGTCTCCCCAAAAAATAATCGGCCATGCCCGCCAGCTTGCGGAACTTGCAGCGGATATTGAAAGCAAGAATATCGCGCACGCGTACTTGTTTGCGGGAACGCCGAACCTCGGAAAGACAACGGTGGCGCAGTGGTTTGCGCGTGAGCTTTTGACGGAGGGAAAAACGCACGAGGAAAAAGAGGAGATTGATCACCAGATTCTGCACATGATCCATCCGGATCTGATGGTGCTGGATCAGCTGTGGATTGAAGACAAATGCGAAGACTGGGATGTCATCGCACGTTCAAGCAATGTACCCCAGCAGCATCGCGCAAAGGCACCTGCCATGCGGACGGATGTCATTGGGATCGACGACGTACGCGAGATCCAGAGCCGCTTGCAGGAGACGGGAAACGGTCAGTATCGCTTCTGTCTTATTCGCGGCATCGAACGTATGCAGGACGCTGCGGTGAATGCGCTCCTGAAGACGTTGGAAGAGCCGCCGCCCGGACGCATTTTTCTGCTCACGACAGACTCACTCCAGACCGTACTTCCCACTATCCTCTCGCGATCCCGCGTGATCCGATTCCAGCGCGTCTCCGATCGGGACGTCGCAACACTGCTTGAAGAAACAGAGGAAGAGGATCGCCGGTTTATTCTGCACCTCGCACAGGGCGCCCCCGGCCGCGCGATCCGCCTGGCCAATGATCCCGATGCACTGCGTGAAGAGAAGCAGTTCCATCAGCAGGCGATGTCGTTCTGGAATACATCGTCCCCCATCGATCGCATGATGGCGCTGACACCGCTGCACGAACGTGGGGCAGAGTCCGAACGGTTCCTGTTTCACCTCGCACTCGCGCTCCGGGAGAAAGGTGAGTACACGCATGCACAGCAAAAAGCGTTAAATGAGCTTGTGGAAGGACTTCGGACAAATGCGAGCCGTCCGCTTATGACAGAGCATTTTGCGACCCAAATCGCCCAATAATCCCGTATTTTTGAGTATCTTTGGGAGATTTTCCCCTATAATCGTCGCTCTATGGATATTCGGTATCACATCACAGGCGGTATTCCTTTGCAGGGCGAAGTGACGATCAGTGGATCAAAAAATGCAGCCTTGCCGCTTATTGCCGGATCAGTGCTCGTGAGTGGCATCACTGTGCTCCACAACGTTCCACGTCTGCGTGATACAGAAACCCTCCTGAAAATTCTCGAATTCCTCGGTGCCACGACGCATTTTGAAAACGGTACCGCCACCATCGATACCACCAAACTTGAAAGCAAACCGATCCCGTCCGAGCTTGTCTCCAAGCTGCGCGGCGCCATTGTGCTTCTGGGTCCGCTCCTCGCACGCTTCGGTGTTGTTGAAATGTCCTATCCGGGTGGATGTGTGCTCGGCAAGCGTCCGGTTGAGGCGCATGTGCTGGCTCTCATGCAGATGGGTGCGGAGAACATGAGTACCTCGGATGTCATTCACCTCCAGGGGAAACTCCAGCCGAGCCGCATCATCATGCCC contains the following coding sequences:
- a CDS encoding AAA family ATPase, encoding MSPQKIIGHARQLAELAADIESKNIAHAYLFAGTPNLGKTTVAQWFARELLTEGKTHEEKEEIDHQILHMIHPDLMVLDQLWIEDKCEDWDVIARSSNVPQQHRAKAPAMRTDVIGIDDVREIQSRLQETGNGQYRFCLIRGIERMQDAAVNALLKTLEEPPPGRIFLLTTDSLQTVLPTILSRSRVIRFQRVSDRDVATLLEETEEEDRRFILHLAQGAPGRAIRLANDPDALREEKQFHQQAMSFWNTSSPIDRMMALTPLHERGAESERFLFHLALALREKGEYTHAQQKALNELVEGLRTNASRPLMTEHFATQIAQ
- a CDS encoding glycosyltransferase family 2 protein — its product is MPNQPILSVIIPTHKRAVILEKCLQALAKQTITNQLEVIVVHDGEDDEETRVMLNPSTHDLSIQYFAIPKSQQGVARNRGVEKATAPYVLFIGDDIFLAPDACEKHLRMQTQASTLNPRPIAVLGFTTWDPACGINSVMRWLEKTGWQFGYPIIKKYAGMLIPAEMQERFTYTSNISVPTAIAKKFPFNEDATLYGWEDILWGKQLRDAEIPLFYERDATALHHHHIELGDSLKRMETLGTSLTLLTADYPELGRMPTGLKLLAYRLIALTPTMRGRHYRAFLKGLSSRE
- the secA gene encoding preprotein translocase subunit SecA encodes the protein MAILDSLNKLLGDPNEKELKKIRPVVAEVRAFEKRPEIRALTLADLPAKTEELKKKIADGMTLDQILPEAFAVAIRACELLVGHKEIIGRQEFVWNMVPFDVQILGGAALHKGMIAEMKTGEGKTLVSTLPVYLNALSGKGVHVVTVNDYLAKRDSQWMGVLYKALGLTVGVVVHGINTEDRRAAYASDITYGTNNEYGFDYLRDNMVSSIKQQVQRGLNFAIVDEVDSILIDEARTPLIISQPAEESTTKYMQYAMLVKNLQENVHYTKDEKQRAAVLSDEGIKKMEELLNVENIYTEKGFEEVHHIEQALRAHAIYQRDVDYVVSNNGEIVIVDEFTGRLMPGRRYSHGLHQAIEAKEGVEVQRESKTLATITFQNYFRLYKKLAGMTGTAKTEEEEFESIYKLRVLVVPTHRPMVRDDRSDAIYRTVSAKFKAVAKLAKEKNALGQPVLIGTTSIEKSEVLSLLLKQENVPHQVLNAKHHEQEAEIVAGAGQKGSVTIATNMAGRGTDIKLGDGVQDLGGLAILGTERHESRRIDNQLRGRAGRQGDPGESQFFVSMEDDLMRLFGGDRLKMMMERLNVPEDVPLQNGMVSRSIEGAQKRVEGHHFDTRKHVLQYDDVMNKHRALIYKRRQKILEKIDEQVMGDGLSVMGNENADGSLHEDILRSIKKEGRNIVMTHAVGQDPDQWAIEKIVDELSGLHPQFREILSEAKLKTFVEQEKMADAVEQALGSFYDIKCKESGEDIVAQAERVITLRSIDTHWMDHIDDMAHLREQVAFAGYAQRDPVIEYQDQGFRRFQSLLNNIESAIVRAILQVDFAQFAPRQILEQAEQDLAGLTTNEAQIEGELDQTGVGALNVLNENNQNTMLGQAVRQQLGGQQRVTTPQAKPLSSEKVGRNDLCPCGSGKKYKKCHGQDE
- the nusA gene encoding transcription termination factor NusA produces the protein MRASFIAAINQICSEKNVSPEQVIEAVKQAIATAYRKDYGNKEMEIRVELDEGAEMPRILLIKEVVEEVENENFEMKFDDAKRIKRDVEVGDEVEIDVTPAEYGRIAAQAAKQVILQKLQEAERMSLFEKFKDRESELLTATVTKVDPNWVTLEIEGMTVSLPWREQIPGEHYYTGKRIRVFLEKVEMTGKGPQLKISRTHALLVKKLLELEIPEVRNGDVEIRGIARDAGFRSKVAVSSKDPRIDPIGACVGQKGVRIQAVMEEINGERVDMLEWSEDAIKLISTALQPAAISAVIIVNGTEQVDDQGRRIKKRAAVFVEEAQRPMAIGKKGQNIRLATDLTGFELDMYNYEELPAFKAKLSSLRDGTEMMQSDTVEETNAEAIEELQEKIEVVPAADVATGEAASLTPDSDQPMAGEGAVAA
- the tsaB gene encoding tRNA (adenosine(37)-N6)-threonylcarbamoyltransferase complex dimerization subunit type 1 TsaB; amino-acid sequence: MKAIFLNFASNNSSPEAEACFALVTEEKTVAYTPVDHRIGDSGLMPLLEETLQKAGWTYKDLTHIACIVGPGGFTSLRMAASLANVIADQLKIPATGIHLSDLYYVRSKNPNNQSPITNNPFIWFHSTKKTDVFVRTFGIEESPWEDPTLVPVADLAAHSSQLAASSWSGELIPDHRIIIDSFSLQPATLQPVADILPAFLAPQTYGTGLLQPWYGRGW
- a CDS encoding S-layer homology domain-containing protein, with protein sequence MKMFLSSSAIASLVLSAIAFFPPTQASALSCMQAPPFTEAVAQAEIILEVMPLQLASTEEISFHWDVKVLKTYKGDVTVGARVQVIESVWPSTKDYQSALHEEEPMLLFLRASKIPDTFIYGLCDFTSRSLVEKPLTAEEKKILNAASTDDTCQPYVCKDGTTHARCAADGTVINYFAPVCLTHGGDAEASGFTDVSATHANADAIAYVKAEGIVSGYADGTYRPDQTINRAEFTKIITVALYGQAMIDQCGSFYPFSDVPRDAWYVKHVCRARDGWLLSGYPDNTFRPAQNINFVEAAKILANGYNLIHREEHCNGKLCPDVDTVDHPWYEQYVRALAAENAIPFSIVGLNQAITRGEMAEIIYRLKTKNTDKPSRTYNYLLGLMETSGEDDSVRRDDKRSSDVNSILSAIRFYALDHNGSLPSGIPLNESLEICSDTECDSSFVELQVLVGTYLPAIPQDPLITSQAETFYFISRDNAGYVTISAPHAESRVVSVTLSVGN